In a single window of the Bacteroidia bacterium genome:
- a CDS encoding OmpH family outer membrane protein, which yields MELKRSIITFSIAILTSIGVSVFIYWYTRPKIGYVRSQELIMGYAGTKDAQYSYKEKITGMQSNLDSLITEFNKVQENFKLVKSPNEKSSLNEELTQKQMDIQKYSQAIESMSQQEESKALEGVLNQVNSFIYDYGEQHDYDLILGTTLSGSILYGTKVIDITDPILKLLNDHYKGDEKK from the coding sequence ATTAACTTCTATTGGAGTATCTGTGTTTATTTATTGGTATACACGACCCAAAATTGGTTATGTGCGTTCACAGGAGTTAATTATGGGTTATGCAGGAACAAAAGATGCACAATATAGTTATAAGGAAAAAATCACAGGAATGCAATCAAATTTGGATTCGTTAATCACTGAATTCAACAAAGTGCAAGAGAATTTTAAATTGGTTAAAAGCCCAAATGAAAAATCTTCTTTAAACGAAGAGTTAACGCAAAAACAAATGGATATTCAAAAATATAGCCAGGCTATTGAATCAATGAGTCAACAGGAAGAAAGCAAAGCACTGGAAGGAGTACTTAATCAGGTCAATAGTTTTATTTATGATTATGGAGAACAACACGATTATGACCTAATACTGGGTACAACTTTATCTGGGAGTATATTATATGGAACAAAGGTAATTGATATAACCGACCCTATTTTGAAACTTCTAAATGACCATTATAAAGGAGATGAGAAAAAGTAA